A stretch of Arthrobacter sunyaminii DNA encodes these proteins:
- a CDS encoding GNAT family N-acetyltransferase, which yields MELHTPRLLLRPYREADLSAVHGFASDRRLTEYVEWGPNTLQDSRDFLAACRAEEQQDPRRAYTFAVTVPDGGEGPGSGPFGSVGLTLDHAGTGEVGYVIAADRWGCGYATEAASAVVHFGFTVLGLDCIRATCRPGNAASARVLEKTGMVLEARLPAHKLIRGKWEDSLLYAISPS from the coding sequence ATGGAACTGCACACGCCACGCCTGCTCCTGCGCCCTTACCGGGAGGCGGATTTGTCGGCTGTGCACGGCTTTGCGTCCGACCGGCGGCTGACCGAATACGTTGAATGGGGCCCCAATACCCTGCAGGACAGCCGCGACTTCCTCGCAGCGTGTCGGGCGGAGGAACAGCAGGATCCGCGGCGGGCCTACACCTTTGCGGTGACCGTACCCGACGGCGGTGAAGGACCGGGGAGCGGGCCCTTCGGCTCCGTGGGGCTGACACTGGACCACGCCGGCACCGGCGAGGTTGGGTATGTCATCGCCGCAGACCGCTGGGGCTGCGGCTACGCGACCGAGGCCGCGTCCGCCGTCGTGCACTTTGGTTTTACAGTGCTGGGGCTGGATTGCATCCGCGCCACCTGCCGGCCGGGCAACGCCGCGTCAGCCCGGGTGCTGGAGAAAACCGGAATGGTGCTGGAAGCCCGCCTGCCCGCGCACAAGCTAATCCGCGGCAAGTGGGAGGATTCGCTGCTGTATGCGATCAGTCCGTCATAA
- a CDS encoding RNA polymerase sigma factor, translating to MALEAGTAAVRAVRAAAETPAFADNRNDLRRARRDFLVALEPVRGSVYAYCRSLTPTVWDAEDLLQETLTKALAEASQRHEPILNTEAWLVRIATNTWIDSLRRSSRAVLEWSDSAPELPDETAPDPLANLDVESALRQLLHLLPPRERACVVLKDVFSYSLAEIAGMLETTPGAVKSALHRGRATLQAARSGSGMGASSSAHPGTETGAVPPADHARLLRRLAVAFNAYDIDAMVDLFLAGGRSEVIGNVSETGHEQIRTGSMSHTFGADAAELYQATVHHFGGEDIILLWERPKETPEAPGVVADVLRVRAAHGAPLIAELKWYFFCPEVLAEVAGGLDLPFKTNGVSYF from the coding sequence ATGGCACTTGAGGCGGGAACGGCAGCGGTACGCGCTGTCCGCGCAGCAGCGGAGACGCCGGCTTTCGCGGATAATCGAAATGATTTGCGCCGCGCCCGCCGTGATTTCCTGGTGGCGCTGGAGCCCGTGAGGGGCTCCGTGTACGCATACTGCCGCAGCTTGACCCCCACGGTATGGGATGCGGAGGATTTGCTGCAGGAAACACTGACCAAAGCCCTGGCGGAAGCCTCGCAGCGGCACGAACCCATCCTCAATACTGAGGCGTGGCTGGTTCGGATTGCCACGAACACCTGGATAGATTCACTGCGCCGCAGCAGCCGGGCGGTCTTGGAGTGGTCCGATTCCGCCCCTGAACTCCCGGACGAGACCGCTCCTGATCCGCTGGCAAACCTGGACGTGGAGTCTGCCCTCCGTCAGTTGCTGCACCTCCTGCCCCCGCGGGAGCGGGCGTGCGTGGTCCTCAAAGATGTGTTCTCCTATTCCCTGGCCGAAATCGCCGGCATGCTGGAGACGACTCCGGGCGCCGTGAAGTCGGCCCTGCACCGCGGCCGGGCCACCCTCCAGGCAGCCCGCAGCGGTTCAGGAATGGGTGCGTCTTCTTCCGCACATCCCGGGACTGAAACCGGCGCCGTGCCGCCGGCGGATCACGCGCGGCTGCTGCGCCGGCTGGCGGTTGCCTTCAACGCCTATGACATTGATGCCATGGTGGACCTCTTCCTGGCGGGCGGGCGGTCCGAGGTCATCGGCAATGTCAGCGAAACCGGACACGAACAGATCCGCACCGGGTCCATGTCCCACACGTTCGGTGCGGACGCCGCCGAACTTTACCAGGCAACTGTCCATCACTTCGGCGGTGAGGACATCATCCTGCTGTGGGAGCGGCCGAAGGAAACGCCGGAGGCTCCCGGGGTGGTGGCGGATGTCCTGCGCGTGCGCGCTGCCCACGGTGCGCCGCTCATCGCGGAACTGAAGTGGTACTTCTTCTGCCCGGAGGTTCTGGCCGAGGTGGCCGGCGGGCTGGACCTGCCGTTCAAGACCAACGGGGTGAGCTACTTCTAG
- a CDS encoding SDR family oxidoreductase, which yields MNRVCVTGGNGFLGSAVVARLAADPGISSVLSLDIREPAADRRLDGVEYALADVCSPDVGRLLKAHRIDTVVHLAAIVNPGKDTSREQEFQVDVVGSRNVLAACISAGVQHVVISSSGAAYGYHADNAPWLSEAHPLRGNDEFAYSRHKRLVEEELARLRSDHPDLKQTIFRIGTILGERVQNQITALFDAPRLLRVAGSDSPFVFIWDEDVADAMVQAVLTGRSGIYNVAGDGALTVREIASLMGKRTISVPAPLLAAGLWLGHKLKLTVHGPEQLRFLRYRPVLDNTALKNEFGFTPSRTSREAFLGFRSARDAAAADATAG from the coding sequence GTGAACCGGGTCTGCGTAACCGGCGGCAACGGATTCCTGGGCAGCGCCGTCGTCGCCCGGCTCGCAGCGGACCCCGGGATCAGCTCCGTCCTCAGCCTGGACATCCGCGAACCCGCCGCAGACCGGCGGCTCGACGGCGTCGAGTACGCGCTGGCCGATGTCTGCTCGCCGGACGTCGGCCGGCTGCTGAAGGCTCACCGCATCGACACCGTGGTTCATCTGGCGGCCATCGTGAACCCGGGCAAAGACACCAGCAGGGAACAGGAGTTCCAGGTGGACGTGGTGGGATCCCGGAATGTCCTGGCGGCCTGTATCTCCGCCGGGGTTCAGCATGTGGTCATCTCCTCTTCGGGGGCTGCCTACGGTTACCACGCGGACAACGCACCCTGGCTCAGCGAAGCGCATCCGCTGCGCGGCAATGACGAGTTCGCCTATTCCCGGCACAAACGTCTGGTGGAAGAAGAGCTGGCCCGGCTCCGCAGCGACCATCCCGATCTGAAGCAGACCATCTTCCGGATCGGCACCATCCTGGGGGAGCGGGTGCAAAACCAGATCACCGCCCTGTTTGATGCGCCCCGGCTGCTGCGGGTGGCCGGCAGCGACTCGCCGTTTGTCTTCATCTGGGACGAGGACGTCGCTGACGCCATGGTGCAGGCCGTCCTCACCGGCCGCAGCGGGATCTACAACGTGGCAGGCGACGGCGCACTGACGGTCCGCGAGATTGCTTCGCTCATGGGAAAGCGGACCATCAGCGTGCCGGCCCCGTTGCTGGCCGCCGGGCTGTGGCTGGGACACAAGCTGAAGCTGACCGTGCACGGACCGGAGCAGCTCCGTTTCCTGCGCTACCGGCCGGTTTTGGACAATACGGCACTCAAGAATGAGTTCGGCTTTACGCCCTCGCGCACCAGTCGGGAGGCGTTTCTGGGGTTCCGATCTGCGAGGGACGCTGCTGCGGCGGACGCGACGGCAGGCTAG
- a CDS encoding bile acid:sodium symporter family protein: MPIDDVVLNFSPGSLVTLNVVLAVIILGIALEVRPSDFRTVLRSPKAVVLGIAAQYLLLPAVTVGIALALQVPASIALGMILVACCPPGGISNVLTHRAHGDVALSASMTAVSNLVAIIVMPLNVAFWAALSPSTASLMRDFSLDRGGMLIQVLLIIGVPFAVGMPLARRFPGIINRLRPWVQRIGLVALLAFIVAGTASNLGPLREHLGTIFLVVLLHDAIALAVGYFSAAAVRLDEASRRAVTFEVGARNTGLGLGLTLTFFSGLGGMAMVAAWWGIWDILAGLLLAAWWRRRDARRAAAGEPREAAL; this comes from the coding sequence ATGCCCATCGACGACGTCGTGCTGAACTTTTCTCCCGGCTCGCTGGTGACCCTGAACGTGGTCCTGGCCGTCATCATCCTCGGGATCGCACTGGAGGTCCGGCCCTCGGACTTCCGCACCGTGCTGCGCAGCCCGAAAGCGGTGGTGCTGGGCATCGCGGCACAGTATCTGCTGCTGCCGGCGGTAACGGTTGGCATAGCTCTGGCCCTGCAGGTCCCGGCCTCCATTGCTCTTGGAATGATCCTGGTGGCCTGCTGTCCGCCGGGCGGAATTTCCAACGTCCTCACCCACCGGGCACACGGCGACGTCGCGCTCTCAGCGTCCATGACAGCGGTGTCCAACCTCGTGGCCATCATCGTGATGCCCCTGAACGTGGCCTTCTGGGCGGCGCTGAGCCCCTCCACGGCCTCGCTGATGCGCGACTTCTCCCTGGACCGCGGCGGGATGCTGATTCAGGTGCTGCTGATTATCGGAGTTCCCTTTGCCGTTGGAATGCCTCTGGCCCGCCGCTTTCCGGGAATCATTAACCGGCTCCGGCCCTGGGTGCAGCGGATCGGGCTGGTAGCACTCCTGGCCTTTATCGTTGCCGGGACGGCGAGCAATCTGGGCCCGCTGCGCGAACATCTGGGCACCATCTTCCTGGTGGTGCTGCTGCATGACGCCATTGCGCTGGCGGTGGGCTACTTCAGTGCCGCGGCCGTCCGGCTGGATGAAGCCAGCCGGCGGGCCGTCACCTTTGAGGTGGGCGCGCGCAACACCGGGCTGGGACTCGGGCTGACCCTGACGTTTTTCTCCGGCCTGGGCGGCATGGCCATGGTTGCGGCGTGGTGGGGGATCTGGGACATCCTGGCCGGACTGCTGCTGGCCGCGTGGTGGAGGCGGCGGGATGCCCGGCGTGCCGCTGCAGGGGAACCCCGGGAGGCTGCACTGTGA
- a CDS encoding flavin-containing monooxygenase, whose translation MEFSTTAGDGALPVAVIGSGPSGLAAMRALSRRGLDFVGFEQFTDVGGLWNIDNPVSTVYESAHLISSKSTTAFADYPMPAGTPDYPGHSHLRKYFSGYAETFGLYRHIRFSTRITDAVTADDGWQLTWQDGQGAGSGRFSAVIVATGTLHTPAIPRFPGNFSGEIRHSAQYKKATDLAGKRVLIVGAGNSGCDIAVDAVHHAATVDISVRRGYYFVPKYVFGRPTDTLNQGKPLPRPLKQFIDKRLLRMFTGDPHRFGFPAPDHRIYESHPVVNSLILHHLGHGNLQVKADISRFEGSTVHFRDGSAGDYDLILLATGYVLDYPFLRPELLGGNGPSPDLYLNIFSREAKNLMVVGMVEASGLGWEGRYRQAELVAAYLAAQREAPEIAGAFRSTINGPSPDVTGGYRYHGTDRGSHYVNKDAYRAELAAHLARLAGPAAASGVSEPALAEARR comes from the coding sequence TTGGAATTCTCCACAACAGCAGGGGACGGGGCATTGCCGGTAGCTGTCATCGGATCCGGGCCGAGCGGACTGGCTGCCATGCGGGCGCTCTCACGCCGGGGGCTGGATTTTGTCGGCTTTGAGCAGTTCACCGACGTGGGCGGGCTGTGGAACATTGATAACCCGGTGAGCACGGTCTACGAGTCGGCACACCTCATTTCTTCGAAGTCCACTACCGCTTTTGCGGATTATCCGATGCCGGCCGGCACGCCGGACTATCCCGGCCACAGCCATTTGCGGAAATACTTCAGCGGGTACGCGGAAACCTTCGGCCTGTACCGCCACATCCGCTTCTCCACCCGGATAACGGACGCGGTAACGGCCGACGACGGGTGGCAGCTGACCTGGCAGGACGGGCAGGGTGCCGGCAGCGGCAGGTTCAGTGCCGTCATCGTCGCCACAGGCACCCTGCACACCCCGGCCATTCCCCGGTTTCCCGGCAACTTCTCCGGCGAGATCCGCCACTCGGCACAGTACAAGAAGGCCACCGACCTTGCCGGAAAACGCGTGCTGATCGTGGGCGCCGGAAACAGCGGCTGCGACATAGCGGTGGACGCCGTGCACCACGCAGCCACGGTGGACATCAGCGTGCGCCGAGGCTATTACTTTGTGCCGAAATACGTGTTTGGCCGACCCACCGACACCCTCAACCAGGGCAAACCCCTGCCTCGGCCGCTGAAGCAATTCATCGACAAACGGCTGCTGCGCATGTTTACCGGCGACCCGCACCGCTTTGGCTTTCCGGCGCCGGACCATCGAATCTATGAGTCGCATCCTGTGGTCAACTCGCTGATCCTGCACCATCTGGGCCACGGCAACCTGCAGGTGAAGGCGGATATCAGCCGCTTCGAGGGCAGCACCGTGCATTTCCGTGACGGAAGTGCCGGGGACTATGACCTCATTCTGCTGGCCACCGGCTACGTGTTGGATTATCCGTTCCTGCGGCCGGAGCTGCTGGGCGGGAACGGGCCGTCCCCGGATCTTTATCTCAACATCTTCAGCCGAGAGGCGAAAAACCTGATGGTGGTGGGCATGGTGGAAGCTTCCGGCCTCGGCTGGGAGGGCCGGTACCGCCAGGCCGAGCTGGTGGCTGCGTATCTCGCTGCGCAGCGGGAAGCGCCCGAGATTGCAGGGGCCTTCCGCAGCACCATCAACGGCCCCTCACCGGACGTCACCGGCGGCTACCGCTACCACGGTACTGACCGGGGGAGCCACTACGTCAACAAAGACGCTTACCGGGCAGAGCTCGCGGCCCATCTGGCCCGGCTTGCCGGCCCGGCCGCCGCTTCCGGCGTTTCTGAGCCCGCACTGGCGGAGGCGCGGCGCTGA
- the glpK gene encoding glycerol kinase GlpK, with protein MPDQSYIIAIDQGTTSSRAIVFDHDGNIVSTGQKEHEQIFPRAGWVEHDPEEIWTNVREVVGTALSKANLTRHDIAAVGITNQRETAVVWDKTTGKPVYNAIVWQDTRTQPTVNELAKDGGLDRYKDRVGLPLATYFSGTKIKWILDNVEGARERAEAGDLLFGNTDSWIVWNLTGGTDGGVHITDVTNASRTLFMNLDSLTWNEDILKDFGVPLSMMPEIKSSSEVYGTVHTSQLLRETPVAGILGDQQAATFGQAAFGQGAAKNTYGTGCFLIFNTGEEIVHSENGLITTVAYQIGDSKPVYALEGSIAVTGSLVQWLRDNLGMIQSAPEIERLANEVTDNGGVYIVPAFSGLFAPHWRSDARGAIVGLTRFVNKNHIARAALEATAFQTREVLDAVNADSGVPLTELRVDGGMVANEALMQFQADILGVDVVRPKIVETTALGAAYAAGLAVGYWNDTDELETKWAEDKRWTPQMEDSERQRQMRLWSKAVTRTFDWVDDDVL; from the coding sequence ATGCCTGACCAGAGTTACATCATTGCGATTGACCAGGGCACCACCAGCAGCCGTGCGATCGTTTTTGACCATGACGGCAACATTGTCTCTACCGGCCAGAAGGAACACGAGCAGATCTTCCCCCGCGCCGGCTGGGTGGAGCACGATCCCGAGGAAATCTGGACCAACGTCCGCGAAGTCGTCGGTACCGCACTGTCCAAGGCGAACCTGACGCGGCACGACATCGCCGCCGTCGGCATTACCAACCAGCGCGAAACGGCCGTGGTCTGGGACAAGACCACAGGCAAGCCGGTCTACAACGCCATTGTCTGGCAGGACACCCGCACGCAGCCAACGGTGAACGAGCTGGCCAAGGACGGCGGCCTGGACCGGTACAAGGACCGCGTTGGCCTGCCGCTGGCCACGTACTTCTCGGGCACCAAGATCAAGTGGATCCTGGACAACGTTGAGGGTGCACGGGAACGTGCCGAAGCCGGCGACCTGCTCTTCGGCAACACCGACTCCTGGATTGTCTGGAACCTTACCGGCGGAACCGACGGCGGCGTGCACATCACCGACGTCACCAACGCCTCGCGCACGCTGTTCATGAACCTGGACAGCCTGACCTGGAACGAAGACATCCTCAAGGACTTCGGTGTTCCGCTGTCGATGATGCCGGAGATCAAGTCCTCCTCCGAGGTCTACGGCACGGTGCACACCTCGCAGCTGCTGCGCGAAACCCCGGTTGCCGGCATCCTCGGCGACCAGCAGGCCGCCACGTTCGGCCAGGCCGCCTTTGGCCAGGGTGCCGCCAAGAACACCTACGGCACCGGCTGCTTCCTCATCTTCAACACCGGTGAGGAGATTGTCCATTCCGAGAACGGCCTGATCACCACCGTGGCCTACCAGATCGGCGATTCCAAGCCGGTGTACGCACTGGAAGGCTCCATCGCCGTCACCGGGTCGCTGGTTCAGTGGCTGCGCGACAACCTCGGCATGATCCAGAGCGCCCCGGAGATTGAGCGCCTGGCCAACGAGGTCACCGACAACGGCGGCGTCTACATTGTTCCGGCCTTCTCCGGACTCTTCGCTCCGCACTGGCGCTCCGACGCGCGCGGCGCGATTGTCGGGCTGACCCGCTTCGTGAACAAGAACCACATCGCCCGTGCGGCCTTGGAAGCCACGGCTTTCCAGACGCGCGAGGTGCTCGACGCCGTCAACGCCGACTCCGGCGTTCCGCTCACCGAACTGCGCGTGGACGGCGGCATGGTGGCCAACGAGGCACTCATGCAGTTCCAGGCCGACATCCTCGGCGTGGACGTGGTTCGCCCCAAGATCGTGGAGACGACAGCCCTGGGTGCTGCTTACGCGGCAGGCCTGGCAGTGGGCTACTGGAACGACACCGACGAGCTCGAGACCAAGTGGGCCGAAGACAAGCGCTGGACCCCCCAGATGGAAGACAGCGAACGCCAGCGTCAGATGCGACTGTGGTCCAAGGCCGTCACGCGGACCTTCGACTGGGTTGACGACGACGTGCTGTAA
- a CDS encoding MIP/aquaporin family protein, which yields MTLGEVFLSEFAGTAMLILLGCGVVANVALRKTKGNGGGTLMVNFGWGLGVFAGVFVAVQSGAHLNPAVTMGLLFNGSDLAPGVETSFASVMVYLVAQLLGAMLGAVLAWLAYKKQFDDEPDAENILGVFSTGPTIRSYGWNVVTEVIGTFVLVFVILAFGGTPNELGPLAVGLLVVAIGASLGGPTGYAINPARDLGPRIVHALLPIPNKGKSDWAYAWVPVVGPIIGGSLAGIVFNGIPMPVV from the coding sequence GTGACTCTCGGTGAGGTATTCCTCAGTGAGTTTGCGGGAACGGCAATGCTAATCCTGCTTGGTTGTGGTGTGGTCGCGAACGTGGCCCTGCGCAAGACGAAGGGCAATGGCGGAGGGACCCTCATGGTCAACTTCGGCTGGGGCCTCGGTGTGTTTGCGGGTGTGTTCGTGGCGGTTCAATCAGGCGCGCATCTGAACCCGGCAGTGACGATGGGTCTGCTTTTCAACGGTTCAGACCTGGCACCCGGAGTGGAGACCAGCTTTGCCTCCGTGATGGTCTACCTGGTCGCGCAGCTGCTTGGCGCAATGCTGGGTGCCGTGCTGGCCTGGCTGGCGTACAAGAAACAGTTCGATGACGAACCCGATGCAGAGAACATCCTGGGCGTGTTCTCCACCGGCCCGACCATCCGCTCTTACGGCTGGAACGTCGTGACGGAAGTTATCGGCACGTTCGTGCTGGTGTTCGTCATCCTCGCCTTCGGCGGAACCCCCAACGAGCTCGGCCCGCTGGCCGTGGGTCTCCTGGTGGTTGCCATCGGTGCTTCGCTTGGCGGCCCCACCGGCTATGCCATCAACCCTGCGCGTGACCTCGGCCCCCGCATCGTCCACGCGCTGCTGCCCATTCCCAACAAGGGCAAGAGCGACTGGGCTTACGCATGGGTGCCGGTTGTCGGGCCCATCATCGGCGGGTCGCTGGCCGGCATTGTCTTCAACGGCATTCCGATGCCTGTTGTCTAA
- a CDS encoding aldo/keto reductase, whose protein sequence is MEPAPKLNFNNGVRMDQVGFGTYKVPAPDAADLVTLALGTGYRHIDTAALYGNEEGVGEAVRDFIADENVNRNEIFLTSKVWNTDQGYDSTLRAFDATMARLGLDTLDLYLIHWPCPERGLFIDTYRALEELYRSGRVRAIGVSNFLPDHLQQLMDATDVVPAVNQVELHPWLQQRPLTKLHQELGIRTVAWSPLGRGAVLADPVISSIAADLGVSPARVILRWHMEQGNIAIPKASSAERIAENLDVFSFELTPEQQTAITGLDRNQRSGSHPDKVN, encoded by the coding sequence ATGGAACCGGCACCCAAACTCAACTTCAACAACGGCGTCCGCATGGATCAGGTGGGCTTCGGCACCTACAAGGTACCCGCTCCTGACGCGGCGGATCTTGTCACTCTGGCCCTCGGCACCGGATACCGCCACATCGATACGGCGGCGTTGTACGGCAATGAAGAGGGCGTTGGCGAGGCGGTACGGGACTTTATCGCAGACGAGAATGTCAACCGTAATGAGATATTTCTCACGTCAAAAGTCTGGAACACGGACCAGGGTTACGACTCCACCCTGCGTGCCTTCGACGCCACCATGGCACGCCTTGGTCTGGACACCCTCGACCTGTACCTCATCCACTGGCCCTGCCCCGAGCGGGGGTTGTTCATTGACACGTATCGGGCTTTGGAGGAGCTGTACCGCTCCGGCCGGGTTCGCGCCATCGGGGTGTCCAACTTCCTGCCGGACCACCTGCAGCAGTTGATGGACGCCACCGACGTGGTCCCTGCCGTCAACCAAGTGGAACTGCACCCCTGGCTGCAGCAGCGTCCGCTGACCAAGCTGCACCAGGAGCTGGGCATCCGCACCGTTGCCTGGAGCCCGCTGGGCCGCGGTGCCGTCCTCGCGGATCCGGTCATCTCCTCCATCGCCGCAGATCTGGGAGTCTCGCCCGCCCGCGTGATCCTGCGCTGGCATATGGAACAGGGGAATATCGCCATTCCCAAGGCCAGTTCCGCCGAGCGCATCGCAGAGAATCTGGACGTCTTTTCGTTCGAATTGACGCCCGAGCAGCAGACTGCCATCACCGGTTTGGACCGGAACCAGCGCTCCGGATCCCATCCGGACAAGGTCAACTAA
- a CDS encoding alpha/beta fold hydrolase: protein MRTAPRDRQVADIRLTRSADVRTIAVDGTLQRCWDFPAVPGHPSGSPIFMVHGFRGDHHGLLRVVEALPQHRILVPDLPGFGSGQPLPGTHDVGAYAGFVASLLSSERLGLGPDTVLLGHSFGSIIASRVAADHPKLLSELVLVNPICEPALEGPKGITSKAAELYYLAAARLPESLGMALLQHPAIVRGMSIFMAKTRDPALRRWIHGQHAAYFSAFANRDVVLDAFRASISTTVRDSAEQLAMPVLLIAAERDDLGSVAGQERLAALIPDAELHVLPGVGHLVHYEAPAEAARLISDFLLRRHA, encoded by the coding sequence ATGCGCACAGCACCACGGGACAGGCAGGTGGCAGACATCAGGCTGACGCGCAGCGCGGATGTCCGCACCATTGCTGTGGACGGCACCCTCCAGCGCTGCTGGGACTTTCCAGCAGTCCCCGGCCACCCCTCGGGTTCCCCGATCTTCATGGTCCACGGGTTCCGCGGCGACCATCACGGCCTGCTGCGCGTGGTGGAGGCACTTCCCCAACACCGGATCCTGGTGCCCGATCTGCCGGGCTTCGGATCCGGGCAGCCGCTGCCGGGAACGCACGACGTCGGGGCGTACGCCGGCTTTGTTGCCTCTTTGCTGTCCTCCGAGAGGCTAGGCCTCGGCCCGGATACGGTTTTGCTGGGCCATTCCTTCGGCTCCATCATCGCGTCCCGGGTGGCCGCGGATCACCCGAAGCTGCTGAGTGAACTGGTCCTGGTCAATCCCATCTGCGAACCGGCGCTGGAAGGCCCCAAAGGCATCACCAGCAAAGCCGCCGAACTTTACTATCTGGCCGCTGCCCGCCTGCCCGAGTCTCTGGGCATGGCCCTGCTGCAGCACCCGGCCATTGTCCGGGGCATGAGCATCTTCATGGCCAAAACCCGGGACCCTGCGCTGCGCCGCTGGATCCACGGACAGCACGCCGCCTACTTCAGTGCCTTCGCCAACCGTGATGTGGTCCTGGATGCCTTCCGTGCCTCCATCTCCACGACCGTCCGGGACAGCGCCGAACAGCTGGCCATGCCCGTCCTCCTGATCGCCGCGGAGCGCGATGACCTCGGCTCCGTGGCCGGACAGGAGCGGTTGGCCGCGCTGATTCCCGATGCCGAGCTGCACGTCCTTCCCGGCGTTGGCCACCTGGTCCACTACGAAGCGCCGGCCGAAGCGGCACGGCTGATTTCCGATTTCCTGCTCCGGAGACACGCATGA
- a CDS encoding glycosyltransferase family 4 protein, translating into MRIAVDARFTRIDHHDGISRYGASLIEAVSRHASVLMLISDERQLALLPDLPWVKINSPLSPAELLVALRVNRYSPDVVVSPMQTMGSWGRQYPLILTLHDLIYYSNPTPPGFLPLPVRALWRLYHLAYWPQRLLLNRADVVATISETTRALMMRHRLTRRPVRIVGNAPQPGALVRDPDEAPAKSLLYMGSFMPYKNVETVIRGMEHLPGYTLHLLSRITPERRRELEALVPPGTDVVFHNGVSDEEYEDLLRTSTALVTLSRAEGYGLPMIEAMALGTPVVASDIPIFREVSGGAALLADPDSPKEFADAVLTLADPRRWRQVSEAGLRRAAEYSWDTSAVQLVEAAQEAVRQHQAGRSGR; encoded by the coding sequence CTGCGCATAGCCGTGGATGCCCGTTTCACCCGCATCGATCACCATGACGGAATCAGCCGCTACGGCGCTTCCCTGATCGAAGCTGTGTCCCGGCACGCCTCTGTACTGATGCTGATTTCCGACGAACGGCAGCTGGCCCTGCTGCCGGACCTGCCCTGGGTGAAGATCAACAGCCCGCTCTCCCCCGCCGAGCTCCTGGTGGCCCTGCGCGTGAACCGGTACAGCCCCGACGTCGTCGTGTCTCCCATGCAGACCATGGGCAGCTGGGGACGGCAGTATCCGCTGATCCTGACCCTGCATGACCTGATCTACTATTCGAATCCGACGCCGCCCGGTTTCCTGCCGCTGCCGGTGCGGGCACTGTGGCGGCTGTACCACCTCGCGTACTGGCCGCAGCGGCTGCTGCTGAACCGGGCCGACGTCGTCGCCACCATCAGCGAAACCACCCGTGCCCTGATGATGCGCCATCGGCTCACCCGGCGTCCGGTCCGCATTGTCGGCAACGCTCCCCAGCCCGGTGCCCTTGTCCGGGATCCCGATGAAGCCCCGGCGAAGAGCCTGCTCTACATGGGGTCCTTCATGCCCTACAAGAACGTGGAAACCGTGATCCGCGGCATGGAGCACCTGCCCGGCTACACGCTGCACCTGCTGAGCCGGATCACCCCGGAACGGCGCCGTGAGCTCGAAGCACTCGTGCCGCCGGGGACCGACGTCGTGTTCCACAACGGGGTCAGCGACGAGGAATACGAGGACTTGCTGCGCACCTCCACCGCGCTGGTGACGCTGTCCCGGGCCGAAGGGTACGGGCTGCCGATGATCGAGGCGATGGCGCTGGGAACGCCCGTGGTGGCCAGCGACATTCCGATCTTCCGTGAAGTTTCGGGCGGGGCAGCCCTGCTGGCGGATCCGGACAGCCCCAAGGAGTTTGCGGATGCAGTGCTCACGCTGGCGGATCCGCGGCGCTGGCGGCAGGTCTCGGAGGCCGGACTGCGGCGCGCCGCGGAGTATTCGTGGGACACCTCTGCCGTGCAGCTTGTGGAAGCAGCACAGGAGGCCGTCCGGCAGCATCAGGCCGGCCGTTCAGGCAGGTAG